The [Clostridium] celerecrescens 18A genomic sequence ATAGACACCGCCTGATGAATGACCTCGTAAATCTCCCCGGCGGAATCAGACTCCATAAGCCTGTTCCGGAATTCCTGTTTCATCAGCATTCTCGAAAGGGATGCCAGAATCTGAATGTGCTCATTTCCGTAATTCTCCTTTGGAACAATTAAAGCAATCATAATATGAACCGGCTTGCCGTCAAAGGATTCCCACTCCAGTTCATTGTTCGATTTCACCACAATGATTCCCGTCTGAACTACGGATTCACAACGGGTATGAGGAATTGCAAACCCGTCCTCCATGCCGGTAGGACCCTGAGACTCCCGTTCCAAAAATCCCTTATAAGTTCCTTCCACATCCCGGCACAGCCCTAAGCTTACCGCCTTTTCTGCGATGGAACGAAGCGCTTCCTCCTTACTCCCAAATTCCATCCCGGTAAAAATATAATCTTTTTTGATCACTTCCTTCGTCATCATCACACCTCTCTCCCGCACATAATATTTTGAAATGTATAAAAATCATCCGCCTGTATGAGGCGGCGCACCAGTTCCTCTGAGTGGACCACTTTATACAGCGTTCTGAAAATCCGGGCATACTGGTTTCCAGACTGGTTAAAACAGGCTAAAAATACCATCTGAACCATCTCGCTCCCCCATTGAACGGGATTATCCAAAATCCCTATAGCAATACAGGAAGAGAATTCTCCCTGCATCAGCACATGAGGCACGGCCACCAGATTTCCAACCTCTGTGGAACTGATCCTTTCACGCTTTTCTATGGCGTTTATCATCTGGCTTCCAATTCCTTTGTTTCGTTCCAGCATAGCACCCAGCTTTTTAATGGCCTGGAACCGGTTCTCCGCACTGATATATCCAAAGCAGTCCGGGTCAAAATACCTCATTAACTCCTTTTCAATGCATATCTTCTGCCAGATCTGCTCCTGAATACCGGAAATTGCTTTCTCGCCCAGAAGATCATGGGAAACGATTACAGGAACATTTCCCTCATACTCATCCATAGGAACCGCTGAAATAATCACATCCGGCTCCCGGTCCAAAGCCAGCTTTAAATATCGGACCGGATACACGCTGCAGATAAATATATTCTGAACTTCGCTCTGAATTTTCTCCAGAATCATCTGAGACGTGCCGATTCCGTAATTGCATAGGATCACCGCCTTAATCCGCTCTCCGGACTGGGGTTCATAAACACCTAAATAAACGGTCAGATAACCGATCTCATCCTCATTGATGGAAACGCCGAACCGCTCCTCAAAGCGCTGTGCCATCAGGATGGCATAATTCATTTCCAGAGGATAGCTGTTTTTGATCTGTCCGATAATGGGATTGGGCGAGTAGTTTCCGGCTCTGGCCCTCTGCATCAGGGCCTTCAAGTGCATGCTTAAAACATTCATCACTTTCTCATCCTGATTATAGGAAATCCCTGTAAGCTGAGAAATCTCCGCTAAAAAGTCATTGACGAACCGGCGCATTTCCTCACAGCCAGCGGTATCCGCAAGGTTTAAGTTATATCCCATAAAACCGGAACACACCATGACATAAAAGCACTCCT encodes the following:
- a CDS encoding BglG family transcription antiterminator; its protein translation is MIQDLTQKQIQLLNCLMHQDNAMDGEELAKRLGISSRTVMRYLSVLSEELKTFDVSISRKRGQGYALEGNKAALKPLLTQKEYRQKDGDKRIHEMILEIIDRDEITIEKLSDIMFLSSSTLNKMTADVKDFLGRYRLTLAGKPYYGLSITGEETDIRTLLGDIGLDYCNAKLVNTGIYNISEEELERTDELVFGYIQEYGMIVADMDLNNLIARIIIALSRNRKGRQVTGMKLGASISGHNYQMIRSIMEALGKEFHIAVAEEECFYVMVCSGFMGYNLNLADTAGCEEMRRFVNDFLAEISQLTGISYNQDEKVMNVLSMHLKALMQRARAGNYSPNPIIGQIKNSYPLEMNYAILMAQRFEERFGVSINEDEIGYLTVYLGVYEPQSGERIKAVILCNYGIGTSQMILEKIQSEVQNIFICSVYPVRYLKLALDREPDVIISAVPMDEYEGNVPVIVSHDLLGEKAISGIQEQIWQKICIEKELMRYFDPDCFGYISAENRFQAIKKLGAMLERNKGIGSQMINAIEKRERISSTEVGNLVAVPHVLMQGEFSSCIAIGILDNPVQWGSEMVQMVFLACFNQSGNQYARIFRTLYKVVHSEELVRRLIQADDFYTFQNIMCGREV
- a CDS encoding PTS sugar transporter subunit IIA; protein product: MMTKEVIKKDYIFTGMEFGSKEEALRSIAEKAVSLGLCRDVEGTYKGFLERESQGPTGMEDGFAIPHTRCESVVQTGIIVVKSNNELEWESFDGKPVHIMIALIVPKENYGNEHIQILASLSRMLMKQEFRNRLMESDSAGEIYEVIHQAVSIN